Below is a genomic region from Helianthus annuus cultivar XRQ/B chromosome 2, HanXRQr2.0-SUNRISE, whole genome shotgun sequence.
GAACCATTTTTGTGCCCTACCCTATACAGTTTAAAAACCGATTTTTAAAACATTGTGTGTAACACCAATCTATCACGTAGTTTCGAAAAATAACTCACAAAAATCATGTGTTCGTAAGCAGTCAAGGacaaaattatattttatataacaaGTTAAAAATGCACATGTTTGAAGGTTATGTTACCTGTGTACTAGTCAAATTTTGACATGCAAATATATGTTTTATTAGTATCTTTCAATATTATCCATACTATATGCGTATGTATATCTTTCATGACTCATCCGTATCTTTATAGCTTCATGAAATTTAAATACAAGCTATGTGGGGGTTGGAAATTAAGATTATGGTGGAAGTTGAGTGTTTGAAATTTTAATGTCATTCATATCCTTTAGTAGTATATAATTGTGTTTATGATTTGTAATAATTTATCTTAATTAGGTTGATATAATTTTAGTAATATGTTACCATTGACTTAAGCCTATTTCATGAAAGACCACCACCAACTGCATCCTAAGTCATATTTTGTATAAGTGACGGATCTAGCCTATTAATTCAGGGGTGTCCTCGTATTTGTTTatgggtatcctttgtataaaactgcaaaaaaaaaaaaaaaaccgaaaaaaatacACTACGAATATGGGGTTGAGCCGTAGCTCGTGCTACCCCTCTTAATAAATTACCTCCGCCACTGTTTTGTATACAGATCGTATCGTTAGACTTGGTTGTTGTTAACTGCAAAAATCGAAGAGTCGGTCAAACATAATTGGTTATTTGATTCTAGTTTTCTAAAACGCTTATTATCTCAACATTTTTCTAAAAGGTTGGTTCTTAATTCAATTTAAGTTAAGTTCAAAACTGAAATCGAATGTCTTTTCTATTAGGCAAATAGCATAAAAAGGTAATCACCTTTAGGTTGATGAATTGCATTTGAGGTAACGAACCCCTACTTTGCGTAAAACCCAAGAAACAATCATGGTAACAATAGCAAGACCAAATGAAATGCAAGAATGAACAAGAATAAGAATATAGCGTGGTCACTCGATTTCTGTACTAAACACCTCTTTTCTCTTTACACACTCCTAATTCACTTCCAAATTCTCTATAATTTATGCGTTCTTGAAGATTATCCAAAGTCAAAACCGAAAGATTCGACTTCCAGATTTTTGTATTCTTTCTTTCATTTCAGTTTGTTTATTGTTTATACTATGTTTATCATGAATCCAAGACCACAAACCTTCTATTTAATCCATAAACATGAATGATTAAGGCTCATTTCTGAATTTTTCTACTATTCATGCATGTTCTTGACTATTATACCCTCTAACTTGACTTCCAACAATTTATCAAACCAAAACACCATGTTTGAGTGTTCTTGTATTACGGTTGGGACTTGTAGAAGTGTACTTACATGAACTAACTAGTTATATTCATGTATTTCACTTATTTCTTCATTTTTATgcattgtttgacccgtttgaggcAAAATTGCCAAACCCAAACCAAGATTCCAAACTAGTCAAATGTTTGGATGTCTTGTGTTAAGGTAGGCACATGTAGTGGTTTAGGATGCAAATCCACCATCTACACACTTGCATGTACTTCTTATAGCTTTTTAGTCATCTTTGCTTATTTTCTCAAAAACCGAACCAAAATCCCACTAACCAAATAGATGGTGATTTCGTGTTCTAGTGAAACTCTTATGAAGTTTATGGAAGATTTATCCTTGTTTTCATTTCTGAAATTTCTTGAATTTTTGTTATTTATATTAATCTTTGCCATTTTTAGGCATTATTATCACCTCAAAATCCGTTTAAAACCAACTAGAATATAATAAATATTTTGGgcaaaaaataaatattaaaatgataaaaactttctgttttaaactttattatttatttttccagaaattatttatttatttatcatttatcTATTCAATTCAATTAAGAACCATTAGAATTTCTACTTCCTGCGCGAGTTGGGCCACCATTTTTTgcacaaacataaatgaaaatgttataaacatATCTGTAAAAAAGCAAAAAAACTTATCGAGTCTGTACTTACGCCTGATGTAAAATTTGTATACGGAGATTTAAAAGTTTTATACCTGATGTAAATTTTTGCAAGcaagattttttttttgtcgTAGGAATAAGTgaatttttttaagatttttgagattttttttttgaaaaaacctttTGAAAGgcgtagttctcatggttctcacaacttATAATGGTTCTCATTTTACCTTTTCCCAATCtattaatataaaaaactagttataaaTAACTTAAACTAGATATTTGACACTTTATAAAAAATAtgatatttaatatttttaatgCTTAGTATCCTTATATTTagaccatggttgtaaaagtcccgcctaggctccgagtactcgctacaaggtcgGCTGTCGAGGCCCAAATATTGTTTGTCTAGGCCAATTACTCCCCAGTGATCTCCGCCTAGGCCAAGTAATCTCCACCTACTCTCAAATCCGACTAGGGAACGCCTAACGACTTTTGTAACCATGTTTTAGACATTATTTAATATAGTAGTTCTACATATAATCATATAATAAATTTATATGATTACTAAAACAACTATACATAAACACTTTTGATTAATCATTTTATTAGACTTTATTCTTCCATTTTACCCTTACATTTTCATCTACTTTTATTTTACCTTTCATTTACCTTTTACTTATTCCATACACTTATAATTTACGTTTTTACCCCTTTTAGGCTAGACTTCGTTTCACTCGTCAAATCCTTACGCTCGTTTGTGACTTAACTCGGTTTAACTTCGCAAAATTGTGAGTtcatacttgacccattttacaCTTTAAACACTATTTGGGTTGCAAGATGTATCTGTAATTAAATACATAATCACACACATACAATCAACCTTATGCAAACACTCAATCTTTTAACATGCTTACTTGTTATGCTAAAGCGTCATACATGCTAGAACAATCTTATGTCATGTTATCTATCATTAACTTTAGATCCACCACTTGTAGCCTAGTGGTAGGGAGCCTTGAGTTCTCCAATGGAGACCCAACTTAAATCCCTACTTGTGTCACTTTGGTAGATTTGACAATGATGGATAGAACCTAGCCTTCTTGTAGAGGTGTCAGGTTCTGAGCCCACCCGGGTTTTTGTCCCACCGTGTGTTACGCAAGAGAGTGTTTAACTTTTGTGGTGGCACAACGGCTTCAAGTGGCAGTCAGCGGTATGGTTTCCCGGGAAACGCCAAAGCCAAACTCTGAAGCCAGCGtaggcccggttaagacaacatagtctaaCCGGAGTGGGGCAACGAGACTCTCCAATTTGAGGAGTGTGGTAGCCTAATAGAATAAAGTCGTCGTTCTAAAAAAATATAGCATTAACTCTAAAAAGTCCCCTTTAACATGTATAGCGTTATAGGAGTAGTACACCGCCCCGTTTGTTGGGTCATTTTAAGTATTCAATCTTTACGGTCTTATTCACTTCGGTGATAAGTTTACGCTTATGGAAACTTTGGGTTGATTTTTAGCTATTGCATGCTAGTATGATTACATGATTTtagtatactttaaacatgtggATTTGACTTTattcatacttatgctatgtAGACAAACTAGTATGCTTACTGACATAGTTTGTGTTCACGGATATTTTATACATGTTGAAGGACATGTTTGATGATGCGTTTACAAGAAATATACTTAGGGTGGATTTAGAAACTCACAAAATTTTATTTATGCATTTTTATGTTTAGTTTTGTAACTTGCAAATTTGTTGTATTTTCTTTTGAGACAATGTAATGTATGAATTtgatgaaatgaaatgaaatttgaattttaatTTATCGTCGCAAATTTAGTGTTATATtgtctttgaacaatctgttatGTCTCGCcttgatgtttccgccatcggttggggtgtgacaacgtcACCATCAGATTCTTCATCTGACACAACACTGTTTATATGTTGTTTACCATCCTCTTTCTTAGGACCAAGACACTCGTCTTTAACATGCCCCTTTTCATCACAATTCCAACACTTCACATTCTTTCCAGCTTTTGACAAGTTTTTCCCACGACTCCAACTACTTCAATTATTACCTTTTCCCCTGCTAACACTAAACATACCAGAAGTAGAGCCTCCACTAGAGTTCCTCTGGCGAATGTCTTCATCCAAAACACGATCCTGGATCCgatcaaacttcaaatttccaaTTCTGGCAGCTCAGTAATCTTTGTCACAAATCCTGACCAAGTATCAGGTAAGGAAGATAACAAAATCACAGCCTGGGTGTCATCATCGAACTTCATGCTCACAGTTGCTAGCCAAGATAAAAATCGAATTAACCTCATTCATTCTCATTGTGAACAGTTCCTTCATCAAGAACACCCAATGACCAGCAGATGGCTTCGCATACATATTTGACATAGGTGTTATCATACCACTAGCAGTTTTTTCTCTCATGATATTAAAGGCAACACTCCTAATCAAAGCCAACGTAATTTTACCTCTTGTCTTTTTGTTCTTTGAGTCCCAAATTGCTTTGGCGGATTTATCCCTTCAATCAGGTTTTTCTTCTAGTATCATATCCAAATCGCATTCACTAAGCCACACCTTACTTTGCATTCTCCACCATAGAAAATCAGTACCGTTGAACTTCTCAATTCGAAAATTCCCTCTTCAGCCATTGCAaatgagaaaattaaaaaaaaaaccaaagaaaCCAAGCACCCGAACCCCGAGCAACCTTCAATAAACCAAACCCTAATCCCCGAGAGTAATACCAGCGTTAAACTAGGCTTCAAgaaccaaaaccctaatcacgaaacaccaaagaaactGCGAACCAACAACACCCGAAGAACCACAAAACCCGCGGCCAGAAACCCTAAACCGTACGAACCGAACCCAGATACTGGTACGAGTCGTACTCAAGTCGGTGATAATGCAACAGCAGCAAACTGGACCCTCTTATTCAACCCTCTCCCTCTCCTGCGAGGACGGTGTGAACCTGTGTGTTTAACCGAACCAGAAGCTTTGATACCATTTGTTAGGTATCGAATCGGAGTAGATTCAAGCGGAAAcggaacacacacacacactagcagaaaataaagaacacgagaatttacgtggttcAGTCAAAGTGACCTACGTCCACAGGTTGCAACTAAGTATAACTTTTATTAGATGCTCTCACAAATATTACAATTACATCATTGGTATTTATAGAACATTAGAGTTAACTCCTTAGTCAACAAGTTAACTAAATGGGCCTAATAACTAGGACCGGCTGCCACAAAGCCTACAAACTCAACATCTCAATATCCGAACTATTTGTACATTTCACAGTTACGAGTTGTATGTTTGTAATTCTCAAATCATAGTTAATAACTTGTTCTCATATGGCAACCAACAAAAGAATCAAACCGAAAACACAATATAGGGCAAACCTATAATTCTAACTTATATATGTCAACATGTGTCTGTCTGCATTTATCAATCAATGTATAAAACTACTGAATTTTCGTGTTTATCCGTTTGCATAAAGAGTTTACATCAATGTACAAAACTACTGAATTTTCGTGTTTATCGTTAGCGTAAAGAGTAAGATTCGATTTGACATTTTTACGCTTATAGTGACCAATGTTGAAACATAATGCGATTGTTGTTAACCGTCATCAAAACCAAACCTTGATTAACTTCAAAAATTTAACATTTTTCGGGTATTTAACAATCTATCCGACACGTCTAAAATACTATTTGGATCATGTGTAGTAATAAATGGttaaattcattaaaaattcaagAAAAGCATCAAATTGAATCTAGTTCATCTAGATTGGAATCAAGATTTAATTCAAATGAATGTTGTCAAACCAACCACATAAGGAATCGCCTTTTAAGTGCTAGACCAAACTCCCATCTCAACAATTGAATTCATGTGTATACAAAACTTAAATTACAATGGTGTTTCAGAGCAACCCTATCTATCTCTGTCTATGAATAAATATTGTTCCAGTTTCCCATGACCCTAATTATTGTCTCATCTACAATCCTTCTTAAATTATCCCACCAATAACATTTACCACAACAGATTTTGGAAACTGCTTATTTCTCATCACGTGACTCTTTATTATGTCACGTGCTCACACCTCAACTGCCACATTAGCACATTTCATTTCAATCTAAACAATAGAACCTGTTTTAACCCCTTAAACTAGAGATGAGATTGGAAATGGTACCGACCGGTACTGGCATAGAAAATACCGATaccaaatttttgaaaaaagtgGGTACCGAATATCGTACCAAACCTATTGGTACAGTATCGTTTCTCGTTACCGAATGAGCATCTCTATATGGTACTGGTACCGATAACTATACCTTatcagtaccggtaccgaaaatactgaTACTGAATTTATGGAAAAGTGGGTCCTGAATACTGTACCACATATACCAGTACTCcataccaaatgctcatccctacctTATAGCCGACACTTTCAAACTGTACGCGAAAAAAAAAAACCGTTATAACCCCTTACACAACACGCCCACCCACTCATTTTGCCACCTCGAGCACATATTATTTAATTAAGAatagtaataaaataaaataaaacaaaaaccatAAGTTAGGTGGGCAtctgattttgacccaacaagaaCAAGAACTGGTTCATGATAACAAACAACACATTTTTCTCAAGTACACAATAATGAAAAGTTAGAAGCAGCTATTAAATGATGTCTATAACTGATGCACAGTCGTATGAAAGGCGGTGTATTATTAGTCACCATAAATTACGGTAAAATGATACAAGCTTTCATTAATTAGGCCCGGAAAACATCTGAAATTCAGACTTACCATTTACTTATATGCAAACATTGAAAATACAATTCGGGTTTTGACAGGTTGATGGTTGAAGTCAACGTCATCGGGTTACTCTCCGTGCATTACTCAATCTGCAATTTGAGTTCACAAAGTTGTATTAGTGGCTtagcatagttgttaatggcgaatagcgacaaataacgataaggtacctatatgctacataacgaatagcgataaatagcgggcggctattttataaatagccaTACACTAGAATTTCTTTTTTAATttgatatgtatattatatcaaaataccctggtgtatatatgctattttacatgtatatttaacaaaaacctaaaatccagctattttataacTATATTTAATTGCCATTTatattaaaaataccaaaaaaaataaaatcaacTGTGACTATTATCGCTATCTATTGCTACAACCCTAATAGCGGGCCTAGACCTACACGCTACGTAGTGTGTTATAGTGATAGCTACGTTCACTATTGACAAATATGTGGCTTAGTGCTCTAGATTCTAAATTATTTGttcaaaaattaaagaaaatagTATAAAAGTAAGATTACAATTAATAAAGCCCGAGTATGCAACCGAAAAAGGAAACTTAACTAATTTGAGTGCAATGTTTATCTATAAATTAAATTACACCCTGTAACAGTAGAATGCATATACTCACTCTCCTGTTTGCTCAAGGATTCAATAAATAAAGCCtgtgtctgatataaaacagacGATCTAACTGACATCATATAGTAAAGAGGGTTGTTTCTTATTTTTGTCTTAATTAATTGAAGAACAAAGGTGGTTGTGCATATTAAATTGTAATTTATACAGATTTACTACATCAATGAAGCAAAAAAAACCATCAAAGTTTCAGAATTTTGTTTACAGCTTTCAGGTGCCACCTCAGAGTGTTCTCGTTGCTTTTGACTGCTTAGAGGATCAAATTACATTATAATCATATTCTTGAAAGTTGGTtatcttaaatatatatatatgtgtgtatatatatagaggccggttaacgtacaatacctcCTTATCGTGTGAATGTGTGATGCGTACGCGAGCATCTCAACCGCACATCTGATCTAATCTAGGCTCTCAATTGAACACGGTGGCACAATAGTAATTAACTTTGCATAATTACGCATGGGGTTGGGTTAACCCTAATTACACacgttatttgcataattacACACGTTATATTGGTGGTCACGTACCGTCCCAGGTTAAGAGCCTTTTGTATTTAAacctttcactatatatatatatatgtgtgtgtgtgtgtgtgtgtgcgtgtgtatagaggaaggttaacgtacattacggcttaacatacatcacgtacgacaggtaattacgcacgttcattttaaaatcacgcacgttcattttaaaatcacgcacgttcattttaaaatcacgcacgttataactcaaaaatctaaaatcacgcatgttgaaacacaataatcacgcatattgaaaacattaatcacgcatgttatagaacaaatcacgcacgttgttgtacgtgaagtacgttaagccgtaatgtacgatatactttttctatatatatatatacacttggAAGGTTTTTTTGGCCTAAAAGAACTGGTTCTCTTCAGTTACGATGTTAGTTCAAAATTTAGTAATGCGCAGTACCTACACAAGGAAGTGATCTTGATTACTCCatgatttgttgttgttgttgttgttgtttcatATCATTTAATACTTCAGTCAAAGAACCCGTGGTGTCATTTACAAACTCATCTTTGCTCTTGCAGTGCTGCAACTGTTCTTGTAGACTCTGCACAAGTGTTTTAAGTTTCTGAATTTGCTTTTCCTGAGATAAGATTATCTGCAATTGAAATAAGATACAAAAGAGTCACTGTCTTACTGAAACCACTTAAATAACAGTGTACTTTACAACAATTTACATTCTATCTTTATGTGTTATATGCCATGGATCTTGATCCTAAGGTCATTTTATCTTATGATTATTAaatatagggtaaattactttttgagtccctgtgttttagtagttttaactagttgagttcaaaagcaaaaagtttaacgacctgagtccctataagcattttctttaaccatttgagtccttttgagtccaattttttggactcaaatcgttataaaatgaacaaaattggactcaaaacgttataaaataaatggctagggactcagggtgttaaactttttgattttggactcaagtggttaaaaccactaaaacacagggactcaaaaagtaatttactcttaaatatatatttatatacccCATTAATCATTTTGTTAAAGAGAGCATATTCATATCTGCTAATAGTCACCGTGGATTTTGAACTTATGAATAGAAACATCACTATATAGAGTGCACTCGTATTCTAGAGAAATGTGCACATATGAAAATCACTATTCAGCTATTGACtaataaccaaaacccaaaataagtaattaatatttaaaagagtaaaatgccattttcgtcctcgAGGTTTGGCcagctttgcgactttcgtccaaaggtttgtttttccgcacatggatccaaaaagtttaaaatcttgccattttcctCCAACTCcttaactccattcatttttctccgttaaatgaggggcattttcgtctttttagacattttttattaaaaataaaagacACTATAAAAAATAAAGATCCACCTCTGTTGACTTTCTTCCCACTCAAACCCTTTAATCATAAcaaaaaaaatgtctaaaaagacaaaaatacccctgacttaacgctAATAATACATAAGTcgcaaaatttcaaaccttttagatccagatgcggaaaaacaaacctttggacaaaagttgcaaaagtggccaaacctcagggacgaaaatggcattttactctatttaAAAAAGATGGACAAACCCTAAAGGACTGTCGGAACTAAATAGGCCCTAATTTTTGGTCTGTGATTGATTATGGACCAGACTGATTAAAAAAGCAACCGAACATTGGACTGATCAGGTCACTCAAAGTGCATCTCTACAGTAAACATATAGCATATTAGCCTCCTATAATTCACTCCCATGAATCAAAAAACAAACTTATTCATTTGCTATATTCCATATATCCATTCAGTCGAGTCTCCGTTCTCTACTTTCACATGTAGAAATCTTGACAAGAGTGAGCAAAGTGGGACCGAACCCTAAACGACTATCGGGACTAGACGGGCCCTAATTTTTGGTCGGTGATGGATCATGGACCAGACTGATTATGAGAGTGACCGAACATTGGACTGGTCCGGACCACTCGAAGTGCATCTCTACAATAAATATAGCATAATAGCCTCGTATAGTTCACTCCCATATTTAATTCATTTGCTATATTCCGTATTTACATTCAGTCGAATCTCTGTTCTCTACTTTCACTTGTAGCAATCAGCAACCCAATCATCTGGAAGAAGCTTTCCGAGTTCAAAAACTCATATCATGAAAACGTTGGATAAGAAGCAAGTCAAGACAACTGGATATGAGGGATGAGCATTATTAAGTAAAACTCCAAGTAGGTACTTAATCTATTCTTTGCTTCTTTAAACTTGTTGAATCATGTCCATCAATCTATGAACCGTAATGACATATACAAGCTGAATGGGATTAACCTAGTACGGCAAAAATGTTCATAAAGGGAACCGTAAAGGGTCTGCACGGTGtaaataaaaatacaaaaggtTCTACTTTCTAGTGAATCTAATAACAATGATAGTCGTGTTTCCGTGCTTCCTCCATGATATGATCTTAGAGGACAATTATCTTTATTCTTATATGAGCTTTCTTTCATAGTTCATACCTTACATGTTACAAGACGATAAACAAGTTAGTCAATTAATTCCTTGTcttataagagcattcacattggaatatttataaatatttatagaaAAATATAGTGAATGGTAAAAGAAAAACTACCTAAATCCTTCCTCATCCGATTCTCTaaaatttagaaaatatataGAGATGCTACAGTGAATCTCTAAATATAGCTATTTACTATTCATTCTCTATATCAATCTTCATAAACGTTAGTGAGTATAGGAaagagaaaaaaataataaacaagtattatttatttgaatagaGATGGATATGGAGAATCAGATGTAAGAGCATTCACAGTAGGTTCTCTAAAACTAGTTTCTATCTTAGAGTTGTTGATGGAGTACAAATGGAAGAAAAACCTTATACTTTTTCTATAATTTTGAGAAAGGAACTATAGAGAGAACCTCATGTGAATCAGTGAATGCCCTAAAGGGTTTTTAAAAGATAGTGAGTTTTAGTGAAATCATAGAGATAGAGAATTGGATGTGAAGACTCTAAAAAGTAGAGAGAAACCACATGGAAATGTACCAAAGCCACAATATGCAGGAAGGAAGAAAGGAGACACAAATCACATTCTATTTATCTTTTTCATAAAAGTATTCTCAAAAGAATATGTCTATATACGATAACTTAGCTGCTAATATTAATACAAGCACAATGAGTCAAAATTGTCTATAGATGTTTTGCTGAGCGTCCATAACAGTTTCCAATATGATAATATAATATTAGTATCAGCATTTTGTAGAAATTTCCATATCACATAACACCTACTAGCATTCTAGTGTATGCCTTCTAGAAATCAGCAATTGCCATACGTATTCCCATTCCTCAATTACCATAATACAATCCATAATCATATAAGAACAAGTCTAAATCTTGGTTTGAAAAAAATGTGAGGCGCTCCAAGACATTTACGTCTCGAAGCCGAGGCTGTCATTGGCGTATACACTTGATTGTGAGGGTGGGCACGTGCCCCCCGTAAGCCAACCAGAATTCCACTTAAAACATTCAAAATTTAGATTGTAAAGTCCTAGTGCCTCCATTGGTTTAATTCTTAAAGGGCCACACTACTAACCATTTCCGACTTGAATGTTTTGAATTCACAATttctagatttttattaataGTTTTAGTGCATAAAACTTAATTACGTATTTAGTTGAGAATTCaatt
It encodes:
- the LOC110925933 gene encoding uncharacterized protein LOC110925933, whose translation is MSRPLLLVTLLLLMVLTSQLDWNQKIVNDVEARSSVLSRKQQYVLDRKESVKEKIILSQEKQIQKLKTLVQSLQEQLQHCKSKDEFVNDTTGSLTEVLNDMKQQQQQQQIME